The sequence CTGCCGTCCTCCTCGTCGAGTTCGAAGTCCGGATGGTGCTCCAGGGTATCGGTGATGAGCAGGATGACCTCCTCGCGCGACATCCCGTCGGGCCGGTCGGCGGACTCGGCCTCCAGGGCGTCGAGGGCATCCACGTAGAAGGGTGCGTTGCGCCCCGCCAGGACACGGAAAAACCCGGCACCGCGGGTCTCGCGGAAAAGGGCGGTGGAGAGATGCTCGGCGGGCATGGGGGGGGGTCGTAGGCCTACGTTGAAACCAGAACCAGGGTGTTGGGCAGCTTTTTCGCGGCCTTCTCAAAGGTGACCAAGGTCTGGCCGTCTCCGTGGGCGGCTCCGTGGATGAGTCGGTCGATGAAGCCGGGTTTCGTTTGGGAAAGGTTCGGGAGACCGAAGACCTTCCTTGCGGAGGGCGTGATTGCAACGGGAGCTTGCGCGGTGAGGGCTTTGAGCGCCGCCAGGGCATCGGCCTTGGTGAAGCCGAAATGAAACTGGAGCGCGAAGTAGCATTCGGAAAGCACGAGGTCGGAGATGAAGAGTTGGCTGCCGTCCTGGCGTTGCTCTTCGTAGAAGGAGAGGGCGGCGGGCAATTGGGAGTCAGGGCTTTCGGTGAGAATGCGCAGGACGAAGGAGGTATCGAGGGAGAAGGAAGCCATGGTTGTCAGGAGGGGGCTGTGTTGCTCCGTCCGTTGGCGATGGATTTGCGGATGTCATCCATCTCATAACTCACTCCCCCTGTCGGATATTTCGCCGCAATCTTCAGCCATGGGTAGGCTTTCGCCGTTTCCGCGGGAAGGGGGGCGGGTTCCAGGGATTTGGGGGTGGTTTCGATTTCCCCGGAGAGCCATTTTTCGAAAAGTTCGGCGGCGACCGCCCTCACGGGACGCCCTTCCAAGGCGCTGCGTGCCTTTACGTTGCGATAGAGTTCATCGGGAATCTCCAAGGTGGCTTTCATGGGAATACGGTTAGCTGTATTGCTGTGTAATGTCAATGCGAGGTGCTTCAAAGAAGCTGGAAGCCTTCGAGCTTCGCGGCTTTGCGATCCAAGGTATGGGTGGGGGCGATGGAGCGGGATTCGTTCCGGGCGAGGATGAGGCAGTCGGAGAAATCGGCGGTGGATTCGAGGAAGAGGTCGAGGGCCAGGCTGACGAGAATTTCGTCTTCGACGAGGATGGAGGCGGTATCGAGAAGTTTGCGGATGAACACGGCCGTCTCCATGCGGGAGTAACCGTAAGTCCGCCCCAAAACCCAGGAGAGTTCCGTGACAACAATGACGCTGACCCAAGCGGGATGCTCGTCCGAAAATTTTTCCGCCATGAGTTTTTCGACCCTTGCAAGCTGGGTCAGGTCATCACGGGTGGCGATGCGGACGAGGATGTTGGTATCAAGAGCCTCCATCACAAGCTCCTTGTGCGATGCCTTCGTTCATTTCCTCCACAGTGTAGCTGCGTTTTGCCCGTGGGAGGATGTTCATGAGTTCCTCCAATGTCCCCTTTTTCCTAGCGGGAGACACTTTGATTGAAGTCCCTTCGATCTGGAAATCCAGTTTGTCGCCGGTGCGGAGGTTGAGCTGTTCCCGGATCTTCACCGGCACGGTGATTTGGCCTTTGCTGGTGAGGGTTGCTTTCATTCCTTACGCAAGGTAAGGATTTTCGTGGGGATGTCAAGGGGCGGACTCACGTACCGGGAAACGCGGCTCCGTTCTCAATCCGTCACCGCACAGTTTCCCAAGTCTTTCAAAGTCTCTTCATTCACCCGCTGCGATCCGCGCGCGGAATTCCTGTTCCTCTGCTGTGTGTCTCGTCATCTGATCGTATAGTCCAGCCCATTGGGAGTCGGAGGGGTAGAGTTCGCTGTCATCCAGCTCCCCAAGCTCGCTGCGTCTCCACGCCTCGGCGGCGTAGGGTTTCAACTGCTCCGGCCAGCCCTCTTTATCATCGCGGGCATAACCCCACCGCTCTCTCCGCGCAATCCGCGCCCGGAACCAGTTTCAGGACAAGCTCCCTTGCCAAGCCATAACTGTCACGATCCGAGATATGCTCCGCAAAGCCGTCCTCATCGATGCCGTAGATCCCGAAATACCTCTCTCCCAGATTCTCATCGAACGGACAGTCGGAATCCGTGTAGGGGACAACCAGCGGCTCGGAGAGAAGATCACGCACTGTCTGGATGCGAAAGGCCTTGAAAGTGGCATCCGCGCAGATGTTGTCCACGACCACATCGACCGGAATCGGCAGCTCCCCATTTTCCCAAACTGGCAGCCGCAGCCGGAAGGCAACCCGCAGACAGTCGTCCGCGTCAAAGGATGCGAGCGCGCTGGCATCCATCACCGCAAGACACGCCTCCCCGAAACAGCTCTCCAGATAGTACGACCACGTATCCTCCATGTGGTCGAATGCCACGTGCATGCAAGCCCACTCCTCGAACATGCCCGCGACACGCATCAGCTCCCGCGTGAACTGATCCCATCCGTTGTAAGCCTCAGAGAGGTTTAGATCGGGATCATGTCTCACCTTCTCTTCGCACGCTTTTCGAAGGGAGCTGGCAATGGCGAACACGGCGGCGGGGTCAACTTCCTCGGGCGGAACATTCATCGCCAAGAATACCTGGCCAGGTACATCCGAAAGCGCAAGAGCCATTTCCAGCGGGAAATTCTAACTCGCCCCGGCAAGGAAAGCCGCCATCATCCGGGAATGGGGAAGGCCAAGAGTGTGAGATGGACAAGAGAGCAACTCCTTGTGGCGCTGAACCTTTATCACAAGCTCCGCTTCGGACAGATGGACAAGCGTCAGAAGGTGATTGTCGAGCTGGCGAATAAAATCGGGCGCACTCCGGATGCGGTGGCGATGAAACTCGTCAACCTAGCGTCACTTGATCCGACCCTTAAGCTGAGAGGAATCATGGGGCTCCCCGGCAGCAGCCAGTTGGATCGTGAAGTGTGGGAGGAATACCATGCCAATGCCGCCGAGTTGATTCCGATGGCGCAAGGGATGTTCGATGCGCTCTTCGTTAAGGACGAACTCGATACGACCGAGGTTCTTCCAGGCAAAGGAATTCGCGTCGTAAGGCGACCGCCGATGGGAAGCACCGAGTCCTCTTCAGTAACGAAACGGCGGATCGGGCAGGATTACTTCCGCGAAGTCGTTCTGAACAATTATAACGGCTGTTGCGGCGTCACCGGCTTACCGGTCAGGGAATTGCTCGTTGCCTCCCACATATTGCCATGGAGCGAACACGCGGCTGAGCGTCTCAATGTCAGCAACGGCATAAGCCTGAATCGCCTCCATGATTCTGCATTCGACCGTTATCTCATCAGCTTTGATGACGAACTCAGGCTGCTCCTTTCTCCTAAGTTGAAATCTCTTCTTCCTACGGAATCCGTCGCCTATCATTTTGAGGCATACGAGGGCAAAACTCTCAGTTTGCCCACCGACGGCTTCCCTCCCAACCTGTCGTTTCTCTCAAGCCATCGAAAGAAGCTGGCGAGGAACTGAGATTGGGGGAGCCGCGTTCATATATGTTTTTCGTAATCGCTCGAAAACACGCATTCACCCCCCGCTTTCTCGAAGGCGATGCGGAAGCCGCCGATGCCGCAGAAGAGATCGATAAAGCGGAGAGGACGCGCGATGTAATGCTTCTCGTCCTCCTGAAGGCTTGAGCTTTTCGCCTGCGCTTTCTCCCGCGTCGCAGCCTTCTTTGGGTGGGTGGGCTTTCTACTCAAAAGGGTTGTTTTTTTCTTGGCGGTCATGGATCAATTGAAGTGGGCAATGTCGTAGGATGTTTTTGATTCCAGCAAACCCGCACCGGAGAAAAAGGAGAAAACGGCGTGTTTGGAAGGAGATGGATGGGGCATGGGGTTGGCGGGAGAATGCGAATTTTTGGATTCCGGAGCAGGTGCGAAGGTGCCGGGAGTCACCTTTGGTGATGCGCCATGCTGGCGAGCAAGCATCCCAAGGGCAAACCTGAAACACGGCTTGGCGGGCGGATCGGGATGATGGAGTTGGTATTGATGGAAGAATTCCGACCACGGAGGACACAGAGAACACGGAGGTCTTGGTTGGGAACCCGCAGATCTTGCTGGAAGTTCTCTGTGCTCTCCGTGTCCTCCGTGGTAAAATCCCAAACTAGCTGGGTCTTCACTCTCCCGATCAGAACGGGCGCTCCCCTTGTTCAAGAGCAAACCTCGCAACTCTCGGCAGTCGCGTGTCCGGCTAAGGCGTGGGTTCGGTAAGCTTCCAGCACTGCTTCGAGGGCGGCGGCTTCCGTGGCTCCGATGGCGGAAATGCCAAGCGCCGAAAAGGAAGCCACCCAAACCTTGCCCATCTGGGCAACTTCAAAGGACAACTGGCGACGATTGGTCATAGTTCGGGATTGACGACGGACGTAGTTTCCGAGAGGGCGTTCTCAGCGTCAATACAGTTCCTGAAAATGAGGAAAATGAAGACTCGCGTTCTGGAGAACGCGGCTCCGGGTCAATGCGCCGCCAGCCAGTTCTTCCCGGTGCCTTTCTCGACGAGGATGGGGACGCCGTGGGGTAGTGGCAGGGCGGTTTCCATGATGTGGAGGATTTTCGGGACGAGTTCGGCTTCCTCTTCGGGGTGGAGGTCGAAGACGAGTTCGTCGTGGACCTGGAGGAGCATTTTGGTTTGGTAGGGCTTTTTGCGGAGGAGCTCGTCGATGCGGATCATGGCGATCTTGATCATGTCGGCGGAGGTGCCTTGGATGGGCATGTTGATGGCGGCGCGCTCGGCGTTGGCGCGGAGGCCGGCGTTTCCGGAGGAGAGGTCGGGGTAATGGCGGCGGCGGCCGGAGAGGGTTTCGGCGTAGCCTTTTTCGCGGGACTCCTGGATGGTGCGATCCATGTATTGTTTGATGGCCGGGTATTCGCGGAAATAGGCCTCTATTATTTCCGCTGCGTCTGATCGTGGGATTGCCAATCGCTGCGAGAGTCCGAAGGCGGAGATGCCGTAGATGATGCCGAAGTTCACCATCTTCGCGCCGGAGCGCATGTCGCGGGTGACTTCCTCGGGGATGACGCCGTGGACTTTCGCGGCGGTGATGGTGTGGATGTCGGCGCCGTCCTGGAAGGCGGTGATCATGGTGGGATCGCAGGCGAGGGCGGCCATCACGCGGAGCTCGATCTGCGAGTAGTCGCAGGAAAGCAGGGTGAAGCCTTTG comes from Akkermansiaceae bacterium and encodes:
- a CDS encoding HNH endonuclease, which translates into the protein MNLYHKLRFGQMDKRQKVIVELANKIGRTPDAVAMKLVNLASLDPTLKLRGIMGLPGSSQLDREVWEEYHANAAELIPMAQGMFDALFVKDELDTTEVLPGKGIRVVRRPPMGSTESSSVTKRRIGQDYFREVVLNNYNGCCGVTGLPVRELLVASHILPWSEHAAERLNVSNGISLNRLHDSAFDRYLISFDDELRLLLSPKLKSLLPTESVAYHFEAYEGKTLSLPTDGFPPNLSFLSSHRKKLARN
- a CDS encoding PIN domain-containing protein encodes the protein MASFSLDTSFVLRILTESPDSQLPAALSFYEEQRQDGSQLFISDLVLSECYFALQFHFGFTKADALAALKALTAQAPVAITPSARKVFGLPNLSQTKPGFIDRLIHGAAHGDGQTLVTFEKAAKKLPNTLVLVST
- a CDS encoding DNA cytosine methyltransferase, whose product is MTAKKKTTLLSRKPTHPKKAATREKAQAKSSSLQEDEKHYIARPLRFIDLFCGIGGFRIAFEKAGGECVFSSDYEKHI
- a CDS encoding AbrB/MazE/SpoVT family DNA-binding domain-containing protein produces the protein MKATLTSKGQITVPVKIREQLNLRTGDKLDFQIEGTSIKVSPARKKGTLEELMNILPRAKRSYTVEEMNEGIAQGACDGGS
- a CDS encoding type II toxin-antitoxin system VapC family toxin, producing MEALDTNILVRIATRDDLTQLARVEKLMAEKFSDEHPAWVSVIVVTELSWVLGRTYGYSRMETAVFIRKLLDTASILVEDEILVSLALDLFLESTADFSDCLILARNESRSIAPTHTLDRKAAKLEGFQLL